Proteins encoded within one genomic window of Eurosta solidaginis isolate ZX-2024a chromosome 1, ASM4086904v1, whole genome shotgun sequence:
- the LOC137241214 gene encoding odorant receptor 42b-like has translation MLELLRGRGRVVFKSRDALIYIFNIFTYAGTNPPEHKTHLYTLYATTANFICILFCPFSFHMGYISSLDELNKNELLSAIQNAVQVTGISIKVIVIIGYMKRLKKALAILDELDQNYTHTEDLMKIRKCVQTCCKIVAIFCIPYYGFEISTISLGVFQHRNPLSIWLPYFNIERTEWEYWCVVVWDIVIMFILLLHQLSIDTYPPVYISIMRTHMQLLVARVARLGKNREMSEDENYAELLACIQTHRQIKYIANLVAPAISITLLVQFGTSATTMLNWFGAVEFPENIIAFAFFCCQLIQILPCSYMASNLIADCDQLPYAIFHSNWIDRDRRYRKTILFFIQRAQIPLRFSCLKLFYVNLATGISIGKFAFSIYTLLQKTGVNSKPQ, from the exons ATGTTAGAGTTATTGCGTGGACGTGGACGTGTCGTTTTTAAATCGCGCGATGCCTTAATTTATATCTTCAATATTTTTACTTACGCTGGCACAAATCCACCAGAACATAAAACGCATTTGTACACGCTCTATGCAACAACAGCAAATttcatttgtattttattttgtccATTTTCATTTCATATGGGTTATATAAGCTCATTGGATGAGTTGAATAAGAATGAATTGCTTTCGGCTATACAAAATGCAGTGCAAGTGACAGGCATTTCGATAAAAGTTATTGTGATTATTGGGTATATGAAACGTTTGAAGAAGGCGCTTGCCATACTCGATGAACTCGATCAAAATTATACGCATACAGAAGATTTAATGAAAATACGCAAATGCGTACAAACTTGTTGTAAAATTGTGGCAATATTTTGTATACCTTATTATGGTTTTGAGATATCCACAATATCTTTGGGTGTGTTTCAACATCGTAATCCATTGTCAATTTGGTTGCCATATTTCAATATAGAACGTACAGAATGGGAATATTGGTGTGTGGTCGTATGGGATATAGTTataatgtttattttattactacaTCAATTGAGCATTGATACTTATCCACCAGTTTATATTTCAATAATGCGCACACATATGCAATTGTTGGTGGCGCGTGTTGCACGTTTGGGTAAAAATCGTGAAATGAGCGAAGATGAAAATTATGCTGAACTTTTGGCTTGCATTCAAACACATCGCCAGATTAAGTA TATTGCCAATTTGGTTGCTCCTGCAATTTCTATTACGCTTTTAGTACAATTTGGCACCAGCGCCACAACTATGCTCAATTGGTTTGGTGCTGTCGAATTTCCGGAAAATATTATTGCATTTGCATTTTTCTGTTGTCAATTAATACAAATTTTACCTTGTTCTTATATGGCCTCGAATCTTATTGCCGATTGTGATCAGCTGCCTTATGCGATTTTTCATTCCAATTGGATCGACCGCGACAGGCGTTATAgaaaaacgattttattttttatacaacgTGCGCAAATACCTTTGAGATTTTCATGTTTGAAGCTATTCTATGTTAATTTAGCTACGGGTATATCG aTTGGGAAGTTCGCCTTTTCAATTTACACTCTACTGCAAAAAACTGGAGTTAACAGCAAACCTCAATAA